The proteins below come from a single Solea senegalensis isolate Sse05_10M linkage group LG2, IFAPA_SoseM_1, whole genome shotgun sequence genomic window:
- the LOC122785974 gene encoding chromosome alignment-maintaining phosphoprotein 1-like isoform X3 — protein MSVIIHTRGEVGGGVAAHLRCSYCGHLSKSHAHQLSHIAASHPAHLDNVAFGRLGNILIYQSTARLFHCADCFYTTRDFTKLYTHIITTHCLHERDAHKDKLGGDNEKMEDKGEEEKMEVKGKDEKMEDKGKDEKMEDKGEDLKEKADETHEEDGAPQRQQVAKPDLEARDSVLMFDGAFYHCLFCDFRNKMKVLGLNHVVKKHAVPKTYAIQAIRRSADATPRLTVSGGGDEEEALAKVVSFISNRYVCQICGWKNKLKGFVISHVGRSHSVDHPYRCTDCSCSFFLPSRLQQHVSSAHRPGRYACPFCCFRSQHLGGLRRHCSRCNAREEEELQEGGAAAGRRGEDEEGEEIEEEAEEGVEERKETRGERKRKRAARAIQEDDDDDEYD, from the exons ATGTCCGTCATCATCCACACCCGCGGAGAGGTGGGCGGTGGCGTCGCGGCTCACCTACGCTGCTCCTACTGCGGCCACTTGTCCAAGAGCCACGCCCACCAGCTGTCCCACATCGCGGCGTCACACCCCGCCCACCTGGACAACGTGGCGTTCGGTCGCCTCGGCAACATCCTGATCTACCAGAGCACAGCGCGGCTGTTCCACTGCGCCGACTGCTTCTACACGACACGCGACTTCACCAAGCTCTACACGCACATCATCACCACGCACTGTCTGCACGAGAGGGACGCACACAAGGACAAGCTGGGCGGAGACAATGAGAAGATGGAGGACaaaggtgaggaggagaagatggaggtcAAAGGTAAAGACGAGAAGatggag GACAAAGGTAAAGACGAGAAGATGGAGGACAAGGGTGAAGATTTGAAGGAGAAGGCTGATGAGACACATGAGGAAGATGGCGCCCCCCAGAGGCAGCAGGTGGCCAAACCGGACCTTGAAGCCAGAGACAGTGTCCTGATGTTTGACGGAGCCTTCTATCACTGTCTGTTCTGTGACTTCAGGAACAAGATGAAAGTCCTGGGTCTCAACCATGTGGTCAAGAAACACGCCGTCCCCAAGACCTACGCCATCCAGGCCATCAGGCGCAGCGCCGACGCCACGCCCAGACTGACGGTGAGCGGCGGCGGCGATGAGGAGGAGGCGCTCGCCAAGGTGGTGAGCTTCATCTCCAACCGCTACGTGTGTCAGATCTGTGGCTGgaaaaacaagctgaaag GGTTCGTCATCAGTCACGTGGGGCGGAGTCACAGCGTGGATCACCCGTACCGGTGCACagactgcagctgcagcttcttTCTGCCCAGTCGCCTGCAGCAGCACGTCAGCTCCGCCCACCGGCCCGGCAGGTACGCCTGCCCCTTCTGCTGCTTCAGGTCCCAGCACCTGGGAGGCTTACGGAGACACTGCAGCCGCTGCAATGcccgagaggaggaggagctgcaggagggaggagcagcagcagggaggagaggggaggacgaggagggggaggagattgaagaggaggcggaggagggggtagaggagaggaaggagacaaGAGGGGAGAGGAAACGAAAGAGGGCGGCGAGGGCGATacaggaggacgacgacgatgacgagTATGACTGA
- the LOC122785974 gene encoding chromosome alignment-maintaining phosphoprotein 1-like isoform X2: MSVIIHTRGEVGGGVAAHLRCSYCGHLSKSHAHQLSHIAASHPAHLDNVAFGRLGNILIYQSTARLFHCADCFYTTRDFTKLYTHIITTHCLHERDAHKDKLGGDNEKMEDKGEEEKMEVKGKDEKMEDKGKDEKMEDKGEDLKEKADETHEEDGAPQRQQVAKPDLEARDSVLMFDGAFYHCLFCDFRNKMKVLGLNHVVKKHAVPKTYAIQAIRRSADATPRLTVSGGGDEEEALAKVVSFISNRYVCQICGWKNKLKGFVISHVGRSHSVDHPYRCTDCSCSFFLPSRLQQHVSSAHRPGRYACPFCCFRSQHLGGLRRHCSRCNAREEEELQEGGAAAGRRGEDEEGEEIEEEAEEGVEERKETRGERKRKRAARAIQEDDDDDEYD; the protein is encoded by the exons ATGTCCGTCATCATCCACACCCGCGGAGAGGTGGGCGGTGGCGTCGCGGCTCACCTACGCTGCTCCTACTGCGGCCACTTGTCCAAGAGCCACGCCCACCAGCTGTCCCACATCGCGGCGTCACACCCCGCCCACCTGGACAACGTGGCGTTCGGTCGCCTCGGCAACATCCTGATCTACCAGAGCACAGCGCGGCTGTTCCACTGCGCCGACTGCTTCTACACGACACGCGACTTCACCAAGCTCTACACGCACATCATCACCACGCACTGTCTGCACGAGAGGGACGCACACAAGGACAAGCTGGGCGGAGACAATGAGAAG ATGGAGGACaaaggtgaggaggagaagatggaggtcAAAGGTAAAGACGAGAAGATGGAGGACAAAGGTAAAGACGAGAAGATGGAGGACAAGGGTGAAGATTTGAAGGAGAAGGCTGATGAGACACATGAGGAAGATGGCGCCCCCCAGAGGCAGCAGGTGGCCAAACCGGACCTTGAAGCCAGAGACAGTGTCCTGATGTTTGACGGAGCCTTCTATCACTGTCTGTTCTGTGACTTCAGGAACAAGATGAAAGTCCTGGGTCTCAACCATGTGGTCAAGAAACACGCCGTCCCCAAGACCTACGCCATCCAGGCCATCAGGCGCAGCGCCGACGCCACGCCCAGACTGACGGTGAGCGGCGGCGGCGATGAGGAGGAGGCGCTCGCCAAGGTGGTGAGCTTCATCTCCAACCGCTACGTGTGTCAGATCTGTGGCTGgaaaaacaagctgaaag GGTTCGTCATCAGTCACGTGGGGCGGAGTCACAGCGTGGATCACCCGTACCGGTGCACagactgcagctgcagcttcttTCTGCCCAGTCGCCTGCAGCAGCACGTCAGCTCCGCCCACCGGCCCGGCAGGTACGCCTGCCCCTTCTGCTGCTTCAGGTCCCAGCACCTGGGAGGCTTACGGAGACACTGCAGCCGCTGCAATGcccgagaggaggaggagctgcaggagggaggagcagcagcagggaggagaggggaggacgaggagggggaggagattgaagaggaggcggaggagggggtagaggagaggaaggagacaaGAGGGGAGAGGAAACGAAAGAGGGCGGCGAGGGCGATacaggaggacgacgacgatgacgagTATGACTGA
- the LOC122785974 gene encoding zinc finger protein 639-like isoform X1 — MSVIIHTRGEVGGGVAAHLRCSYCGHLSKSHAHQLSHIAASHPAHLDNVAFGRLGNILIYQSTARLFHCADCFYTTRDFTKLYTHIITTHCLHERDAHKDKLGGDNEKMEDKGEEEKMEVKGKDEKMEVKGKDEKMEDKGEEEKMEVKGKDEKMEDKGKDEKMEDKGEDLKEKADETHEEDGAPQRQQVAKPDLEARDSVLMFDGAFYHCLFCDFRNKMKVLGLNHVVKKHAVPKTYAIQAIRRSADATPRLTVSGGGDEEEALAKVVSFISNRYVCQICGWKNKLKGFVISHVGRSHSVDHPYRCTDCSCSFFLPSRLQQHVSSAHRPGRYACPFCCFRSQHLGGLRRHCSRCNAREEEELQEGGAAAGRRGEDEEGEEIEEEAEEGVEERKETRGERKRKRAARAIQEDDDDDEYD, encoded by the exons ATGTCCGTCATCATCCACACCCGCGGAGAGGTGGGCGGTGGCGTCGCGGCTCACCTACGCTGCTCCTACTGCGGCCACTTGTCCAAGAGCCACGCCCACCAGCTGTCCCACATCGCGGCGTCACACCCCGCCCACCTGGACAACGTGGCGTTCGGTCGCCTCGGCAACATCCTGATCTACCAGAGCACAGCGCGGCTGTTCCACTGCGCCGACTGCTTCTACACGACACGCGACTTCACCAAGCTCTACACGCACATCATCACCACGCACTGTCTGCACGAGAGGGACGCACACAAGGACAAGCTGGGCGGAGACAATGAGAAGATGGAGGACaaaggtgaggaggagaagatggaggtcAAAGGTAAAGACGAGAAGatggag gtcAAAGGTAAAGACGAGAAGATGGAGGACaaaggtgaggaggagaagatggaggtcAAAGGTAAAGACGAGAAGATGGAGGACAAAGGTAAAGACGAGAAGATGGAGGACAAGGGTGAAGATTTGAAGGAGAAGGCTGATGAGACACATGAGGAAGATGGCGCCCCCCAGAGGCAGCAGGTGGCCAAACCGGACCTTGAAGCCAGAGACAGTGTCCTGATGTTTGACGGAGCCTTCTATCACTGTCTGTTCTGTGACTTCAGGAACAAGATGAAAGTCCTGGGTCTCAACCATGTGGTCAAGAAACACGCCGTCCCCAAGACCTACGCCATCCAGGCCATCAGGCGCAGCGCCGACGCCACGCCCAGACTGACGGTGAGCGGCGGCGGCGATGAGGAGGAGGCGCTCGCCAAGGTGGTGAGCTTCATCTCCAACCGCTACGTGTGTCAGATCTGTGGCTGgaaaaacaagctgaaag GGTTCGTCATCAGTCACGTGGGGCGGAGTCACAGCGTGGATCACCCGTACCGGTGCACagactgcagctgcagcttcttTCTGCCCAGTCGCCTGCAGCAGCACGTCAGCTCCGCCCACCGGCCCGGCAGGTACGCCTGCCCCTTCTGCTGCTTCAGGTCCCAGCACCTGGGAGGCTTACGGAGACACTGCAGCCGCTGCAATGcccgagaggaggaggagctgcaggagggaggagcagcagcagggaggagaggggaggacgaggagggggaggagattgaagaggaggcggaggagggggtagaggagaggaaggagacaaGAGGGGAGAGGAAACGAAAGAGGGCGGCGAGGGCGATacaggaggacgacgacgatgacgagTATGACTGA